A genomic window from Ascaphus truei isolate aAscTru1 chromosome 1, aAscTru1.hap1, whole genome shotgun sequence includes:
- the ZBTB5 gene encoding zinc finger and BTB domain-containing protein 5, producing the protein MDFPGHFDQTFQQLNYQRLHGQLCDCVIVVGNRHFKAHRSVLAACSTHFRALFTVAESDQSMNMIQLDSEVVTAEAFAALVDMMYTSTLMLGESNVMDVLLAASHLHLNSVVKACKHYLTTRTLPMSPPNDRVQEQNARMQRSFMLQQLGLSIVSSALNSGQSNEEQPQQQQNSMSSSVRSSMVEQRATFPIRRLHKRKQSNEERARQRMRPSIDESLITDITPESMHSMVNSREEYFSPDSLKMVDNSKSDSAPDNQDDSTIIFDQSYNNQEDAQVPSQSDNSGEAISQISMASQTTPVQTRYDQASACGKNLFSSENHGISVSEKDHMRVIVKSEPLSSPEPQDEVSDVTSQAEGSEPVEVEGVVSAEKIELSPESSDRSFSDPQSSTDRVGDIHMLDVTSNLEHKSSFSISNFLNKSRNSNFSLSQNNDDNIPNTTSDCRMDGEMSYLVSPDSGPTSGHSSAISHMDNPFSDVSDSHFARPMQDVMSMPCVQSGYRATDQFGMDFPRSGLGLHSMSRSIMGNARGGACSFPGYRRIAPKMPIVTSVRSTQLQDSASNSQLLMNGATSSYENGHTSQQGPPQLTRASADVLSKCKKALSEHNVLVVEGARKYACKICCKTFLTLTDCKKHIRVHTGEKPYACLKCGKRFSQSSHLYKHSKTTCLRWQNSNLPTTLL; encoded by the coding sequence ATGGATTTTCCAGGACATTTTGATCAGACATTTCAGCAGTTGAACTATCAAAGACTTCATGGACAGCTCTGTGACTGCGTTATCGTGGTTGGTAATCGTCATTTCAAAGCTCATCGTTCTGTGCTGGCAGCATGCAGTACTCATTTCCGGGCTCTCTTTACGGTGGCAGAGAGCGATCAGAGCATGAACATGATCCAGCTGGATAGTGAGGTGGTGACAGCAGAAGCCTTTGCTGCACTAGTAGATATGATGTATACATCCACACTTATGCTTGGAGAGAGCAATGTCATGGATGTTTTACTGGCAGCGTCTCACCTGCACCTAAATTCTGTAGTGAAAGCATGCAAGCACTACCTAACTACAAGGACACTGCCCATGTCTCCCCCCAATGACAGGGTCCAGGAACAGAATGCTCGCATGCAGAGATCTTTCATGCTTCAGCAACTGGGATTAAGCATAGTGAGCTCTGCCTTGAATTCAGGTCAGAGTAATGAAGAGCAGCCACAGCAGCAACAGAATTCAATGAGCTCGTCAGTACGAAGTAGCATGGTGGAGCAAAGGGCCACATTTCCAATAAGACGGCTTCACAAAAGAAAGCAGTCAAATGAAGAAAGGGCTAGGCAACGTATGAGGCCTTCTATTGATGAGTCGCTCATAACAGACATTACCCCTGAGAGTATGCATTCCATGGTTAATTCTCGTGAAGAATATTTCTCTCCCGATTCCCTCAAAATGGTGGACAATTCAAAATCTGATTCTGCACCAGACAACCAGGATGATAGCACAATTATATTTGATCAGTCCTACAACAACCAAGAAGATGCACAAGTACCCAGCCAGTCTGACAACAGTGGGGAAGCCATTTCACAGATATCAATGGCATCCCAGACGACCCCAGTTCAAACTAGATATGACCAAGCGTCTGCTTGTGGAAAAAATTTATTTTCCTCGGAAAACCATGGGATTAGTGTGAGTGAAAAAGACCACATGAGAGTAATTGTCAAATCTGAACCTCTAAGTTCCCCTGAGCCTCAGGATGAGGTGAGTGATGTCACTTCACAAGCAGAGGGAAGTGAGCCTGTTGAAGTAGAAGGAGTTGTAAGCGCTGAAAAGATCGAACTAAGCCCAGAAAGCAGTGATCGGAGTTTTTCTGATCCTCAGTCAAGTACTGACAGAGTAGGGGATATTCATATGTTAGATGTGACATCCAACCTAGAGCACAAATCCTCCTTTAGCATCTCTAACTTTCTGAACAAGAGCAGAAATAGCAACTTCAGCTTAAGTCAAAACAATGATGACAACATTCCAAATACTACCAGTGACTGCAGAATGGATGGAGAAATGTCTTACCTAGTTAGCCCAGATTCTGGACCCACAAGTGGTCATTCTTCGGCCATATCTCATATGGATAATCCCTTCAGTGATGTTTCAGATTCTCATTTTGCTCGTCCTATGCAGGATGTAATGTCTATGCCGTGTGTTCAGTCTGGTTACCGAGCAACAGATCAGTTTGGAATGGACTTTCCAAGGTCTGGCTTGGGGCTTCACTCTATGTCCAGGTCTATTATGGGAAATGCCAGGGGTGGTGCTTGTAGCTTTCCAGGCTATCGCCGCATCGCCCCCAAAATGCCCATTGTAACTTCTGTACGGAGCACCCAGCTACAGGACAGCGCATCCAATTCTCAACTCCTGATGAATGGGGCAACTTCCTCATACGAAAATGGGCATACATCCCAGCAGGGTCCGCCACAGTTGACCAGGGCATCTGCAGATGTTCTTTCAAAGTGCAAGAAGGCTTTATCTGAGCATAATGTGTTGGTGGTGGAAGGTGCCCGCAAATATGCTTGTAAAATATGCTGCAAGACCTTTCTGACCCTAACAGACTGTAAAAAGCACATCCGTGTGCATACAGGTGAAAAACCCTATGCCTGCTTGAAATGTGGGAAAAGGTTTAGTCAATCTAGCCACTTGTATAAGCATTCCAAAACCACTTGCCTTAGGTGGCAAAACAGCAATCTTCCCACAACTTTGCTTTAA